The following coding sequences are from one Triticum aestivum cultivar Chinese Spring chromosome 5A, IWGSC CS RefSeq v2.1, whole genome shotgun sequence window:
- the LOC123108214 gene encoding zinc finger protein ZAT12-like: MTKHQRAAAHQAVSLSLSLSLGAVAGLNKKMRRAAAAAGGDQFVCKTCGRSFPSFQALGGHRTSHLRGRHGLALALTTGDHYYSVKPKSTADHKSQHRCHICGQGFETGQALGGHMRRHRDEAAEAPPVLLELFV; this comes from the coding sequence ATGACGAAGCACCAGCGAGCTGCAGCACACCAGGCCGTGTCactctccctctcgctctccctcggcgccgtcgccggcctcaACAAGAAGATGCGCCGCGCTGCCGCCGCAGCCGGTGGGGATCAGTTCGTGTGCAAGACGTGCGGCCGCTCGTTCCCGTCGTTCCAGGCGCTCGGCGGCCACCGGACCAGCCACCTCCGCGGCCGCCACGGGCTCGCGCTCGCCCTCACCACCGGCGATCACTACTACTCCGTCAAGCCCAAGAGTACAGCCGATCACAAGTCTCAGCACCGGTGCCACATCTGCGGCCAAGGGTTCGAGACGGGGCAGGCGCTCGGCGGCCACATGCGCCGGCACCGTgacgaggcggcggaggcgccgccCGTTCTGCTCGAGCTCTTTGTCTAG
- the LOC123108216 gene encoding zinc finger protein ZAT8 has translation MTKHQRAAADQAVSLSLSLSLGAVAGLNKKMRRAAAAAGGDQFLCKTCGRSFPSFQALGGHRTSHLRDRHGLTLALTAGDHYYSVKPKSTDQKPEHRCHICGQGFEMGQALGGHMRRHREEAAPVLLELFV, from the coding sequence ATGACCAAGCACCAGAGAGCAGCAGCGGACCAGGCCgtgtccctctccctctcgctctccctcggcgccgtcgccggcctcaACAAGAAgatgcgccgcgccgccgccgcagccggtgGGGATCAGTTCCTGTGCAAGACGTGCGGCCGCTCGTTCCCGTCGTTCCAGGCGCTCGGCGGCCACCGGACCAGCCACCTGCGGGACCGCCACGGGCTCACGCTCGCCCTCACCGCCGGCGATCACTACTACTCCGTCAAGCCCAAGAGTACGGATCAGAAGCCTGAGCACCGGTGCCACATCTGCGGCCAAGGGTTCGAGATGGGGCAGGCGCTTGGCGGCCACATGCGCCGGCACCGTGAGGAGGCGGCGCCCGTCCTGCTCGAGCTGTTTGTCTAG
- the LOC100141384 gene encoding zinc finger protein ZAT12, whose protein sequence is MPHRRIKKSRKSTTKDTIAMGAAVKRAREEEPVSLALALTTDSAASSTTSADSAGAAPARKRARRGRVVATSGEGEFVCKTCSRAFATFQALGGHRTSHLRGRHGLELGVGVARAIKERKKQEEKQHECHICGLGFEMGQALGGHMRRHREEMALRGGDDGDQWVWRGVGLPDQEAVAHQAAANYEPPVLLELFV, encoded by the coding sequence ATGCCACACAGACGGATCAAGAAGAGCAGAAAAAGTACAACAAAAGACACCATAGCGATGGGAGCGGCGGTGAAGCGCGCGAGGGAGGAGGAGCCGGTGTCGCTGGCGCTGGCGCTCACCACGGACTCGGCGGCGTCGTCCACCACGTCGGCCGActcggccggggcggcgccggccagGAAGAGGGCGCGGCGGGGCAGAGTGGTGGCCACGTCGGGGGAGGGGGAGTTCGTCTGCAAGACCTGCAGCCGCGCCTTCGCCACGTTCCAGGCGCTGGGCGGGCACCGGACCAGCCACCTGCGCGGCCGCCACGGGCTGGAGCTCGGCGTCGGCGTCGCCAGGGCCATCAAGGAGCGGAAGAAGCAAGAGGAGAAGCAGCACGAGTGCCACATCTGCGGCCTCGGCTTCGAGATGGGCCAGGCGCTGGGCGGACACATGCGCCGGCACCGGGAGGAGATGGCGCtgcgcggcggcgacgacggcgatcaGTGGGTGTGGCGCGGCGTCGGGCTGCCGGATCAGGAGGCGGTGGCGCACCAGGCCGCCGCCAATTACGAGCCGCCCGTCTTGCTCGAGCTGTTCGTCTAG